The Drosophila sechellia strain sech25 chromosome 2R, ASM438219v1, whole genome shotgun sequence nucleotide sequence AATCGAACTCCTCCCTGTTGCTCATTGACCTCGACCTTGTGTCCATATTGGGGGGCGGAGTGGGATGGTTTACCTTGTAGCTTGGGCACGCCCCCTTTCCGGGAGGATGCACGCTGCGGATGACGTTGCCGGTGAGCGTGACGTACTCAAAGGGCTGATCGCCACCGCCGGCTGTGGGTggctgtggtggtggtggggcaAAGGCCACCGAATCGGCGCTAATTTGGCCATAAATCGAAGAGGGCTCATCTGCCACGTAGGCCGACATATTGtctgatgatgatgctgttgcagctgggctatctgttgctgttgctgcttggggtgttgctgctgcagttgctgctgttgcagcgGATGGTGCTACCGTTGctactgttgctgttgcttgaGAGCTTGCAACCTGATGTGGgttaaatttcaattgattaGCAAGTGTCGCCGTTAGCGCTGCCACAAGCggctgttgctggtgttgttgGTGTGGCAGGTGTTGTTGGGGTGTGCTTGTTGCCGCCACTGCAAATGGCTTGGCCGTGTTGTTGTGTTTCAGTGAGGGTGCTGTTGTCGCTGTCGTGTGCTGTGTGGTGTTgtggtggtgttgctgctgcagcttgtTGGAGTACTCTTTCAGCAGCTGGTTGTACGCATTGGGGCTCTTGTTCTGCGTATTCATGTCGTTCTCGTTCTGTGCAGCCTGCAGCCTGTAATTCGTCACGGACTGAGCCtgcggaggaggtggtggcggCGGGGAGGGCGGCGTCATGATGTAATTATCACCCTGGCCAGCGCCAGAAGCAGCCAATGCCACCTCCAGTGACGTGGAGGAGCCGGATGTCTGGCGCGAGTGCAGGGGCGAACCGAAGCGATCCAGGGACAGAGTTGAGGAGTAACTCTGCTGGCTCTGGCCCACGCCGCTACCGCTGCCACTCCCACTGCCGCTGCCGCCCACTCCGGAGGAGGAAGAGCCACTGGAAATGGATGACAGGCTGCTGTGGGTGCGAGTGTGCTccagcttctgctgctgctgtggcggCTGGATGGTGGACATGTGTGGCTCCGGGAGGacttgctgatgctgctgctgctccgcctCGTACTGCAGCAGCTGAGTGGGCGAGGGGGGCGGTGGCAGGGGCAACTCCTGGCTGCTCTCAGACTCAGGCTAAATGGGTTAATGCGGGCAGGCGGGGGGTTAACAAAGGCGGTTAATTAAAATGCGCGAGCGTTGCAAGTGGAGCACAACCTACGGCTGATGAACTAAAACCCCAGTGCGTATACTTtattctgtgtgtgtgtttttggttGTATTGGTGTTCTAAAAATGGCTAATAGGTCAAGGTCAATGGGCGGGCTAAATAAAAGCATCACTCCCATAGAGGAATGCTGAAAATAAAGAGCCATATTCCTTGGTTAATCCACTCGGGTGATTATGCAACCTTTGCAAATCCGATTCGCTAGAAGTGTGTTCTTCTGCTGAAGTCACTGAAATAGAGTCGTTTCACTTGATTCGCTAATCGTCGATCGTTGGAGTGCTGTACGCAAACCGATTTCTGGACACTTTCCGTGGGCACCGCGATCCCTTCTCCGTTGTCCGCTCGCTGCGGACACAGTTACGGACACTTCGcggacacggacacggacacgCACACAGACTCCGTTGCTGGGAACGAGATGCGCACTGAGCACAGGGCGCAAAGAAACTGCGGCCACGGCGGCCAAAAAGCTGCCAACGCGCTGCAGCTATGTGTTTTTTATAGATggccaaaaggcaaaaaataaaataaatagccGCGAACGAATGAGTAAAAAGCAGCGCTTGGCATATATATTTAGCTTCTAGCAGCCATTGCACATTTTCGCGAAATGCGCTGGCCGcggcaaaaacagaaaaatagTACACTATTTATACCGCCGCGCAATCAATCTGGCCATGTCGATCGGATTGATTCGACAGTCCGTGCCAAGGGGGAAGTCTTCAATCTCTCAATGAAAACACACCCATCCCGATTTCCAAGCCCTTGATCTGCTCACCCAATCAGCCGTAGGTCGATCCAACAAACATAAACACAAAATCCATGCAAGGCAAGCAGAGAACTCACGCAAAAATACAGAGAAACTAAATGGAAACACAGACAAACACACAGATAAACAAGGAAAATGGCATGACAACGTGTCGAATCAGTTTAAATGAATTAACCATTTGATCAATAATACTTGAGAACAACAGTTGATAAGGCATGTGCAAATTATGCTTTTGAtgttttaatataaattaccGAAATAACTACACATAGTTTTGCTCTCTGCCAGCAAATGCATACAACTTTTGCGTTTTCATTTGATCGCTTTGTGGGCAGGAAAGtagaaaagtggaaaagtgcGGAACGGCAGCCAAAGAAAACAGTAAACAAGAAGCGTTTCTTGATAAAATTGCACGAGATGCTTGAACTTCTTTGCTGgtaaaaactttttgcattATATTGCATTTTTCTCTGCCGCCCCCTCCGTTCTGCAGAtgatttttaacattttagcATATGTCGGATGCTGGCGCTTCCGGCGAAATGTGCTGAGTTTAAGCAAACATTTTTCCTAGCAATATGATAGAATTGAATGTTGCAAAAGGAGATTCAGGTGGAAGGGGGTTTTGGGGTTGGGGGTTGGGGAATACCCTCTGAATATTTTCCTTCGACCCCGTGCTCTTGCCTTCTGATTGTGTGTTTGGCTGTGTCTCTATCTCGATACAACTGTGTTTTCCGGTGAGTGTCTGACATTGTTTTAGCCACGGCAGGGAACACTTAACACCTGACAGGTGGGACTTCTGATGCCACCTGGCGGAATCGGTACTTACCGGTGCCGGAGCAGGGGTGGAGTTTCCATTGGAGTAGCCGTTCGAGTTGCCACCGTATCCGTGCGAGTTCAAGGCCGACGAGATGGTGGAGGCACTCAGCTTGGTGTTGCTGCACGAGAGCAATGGAAAATAATAGAAAAGTTAGAATATATCTTAGACAAGTGCCACATAAATCAGATTTGCCAGCGGTAATTGGCTGTCAACAGCCACTCGCCTAATTGGCCCCCTAGTGCCTAGACCTTTAATTTGGTTTGGCCAACGacattgttttaaattaagcAAACAACCACCAAAAACCACCCGAAACAAATTCcaaatgccaaatgcaaattgcaactGTCACTGGTCGTTTGTGCATTTTTGACACACCAGCAATATCGCACACCCTCCTCAGGCGTTTTTCCCACATATGCTATATATGTGTGTTCATATTACAACCTACAACCCCAATCGATTGCTGGGAAAGTGGGGAAAGCGATTTCCCAACTCTTTTGCCGTCGTTTTAGTTGGCATGCAAAGTATGCGGCACACACATATGTTGCCAattcatttattaaaaatttgcGGCACAGCCGATGACACGTCAGCAGAGCAATCAGTGTCGCCTCTTTCATTTCCAAAAGCGGCgattggccaaaaataaaaaaaggcaaTGAAAACGCTTGGATAGTTGAAACCGAAGAGCTAATACCCTTCGTACCCATAGAACTTTGTAAGGGTCTTCAGCCTTGAAAATCTAATGGAAGTTCTAATGAAAAACTAACTATAAGTCTACCAAGTATTTATCTATGGATGTGCAACTAATGTAAACTAGATCATTATCTATATTATGCCCCCTTAAAGATCCAAGACGTTAGGAAAATATAGGAATGTTTTAATACCAACTATACTATTTACATCTTTCAATCCAAAATATCTCGTAAAAGAGTATTTCCCATTGTAAATACTCTCTGTTGAGCATGGGCGATTTTTCGTCGCCGTCATGTCAGTTGTATTTTGGCATATGCGAATACgctgaatttatttatatttcattttcatgtgaGCCCAGGACCTTCTACCCGCCCCGCCCACTTCACCTATCCCGCCACCGACCAATTGGCCGTGTAAAGGCGCATGCCACAAAAAATCTGATAAAATATTGGGCATAACTCCGATCACTTACGGCTTGATGGGAACGGGGACGTAGCCCTCGGTGCCGGTGGGGGGATTGTTGATGGCGGCCTGTTTGGCGTGGATGTCGCAGTAGAGCTTGTTGTTGAAGTTGTAGTAGCCCTGGTTCTTCAGCGAGGTGCCACACGTGGCACACTTGAAGCACTCCACGTGCAGGTTCTTATCCTTGATGCGCACGAAAACgccactaaaaaaaaattggtgtGAAAAAATTGGGATTATTAGCGCGAGTTTCAGAATGATGTGGGTTCGAGAAGCTCTTCATGGGTCAATGATAGTCTTATCTCCAATGAAAATACACACAATGATTCGTTTTATTtatcaagaaaaaaaaaggtatCCTTTCACTCATGTCAAGTATTATCGCCATGAAGATAGTTACTATTGTTACTGATAGTTTGACTACTTAATTTTTTCACATCAATCCCATACAAGAGCCCCTCAAATGCAGACACTGAACTCGATGATTGATCGAAAAGCACTTGATAACTGGATTACTACTGATAGAGTtctctgtgcatttgtgtgtgtACATCGCAACAGTCCCCAAAGGCAATCAGTTAGCCGTGTTGCAGGTAATGCGAGAAATATGTAAAAAGCTATAATGCATTATTGAGTTAAGCTCCCGAACGGCGAGCCAATTAAATTGGCATACAAATTAATACAAATGATGGTTCCCATGGATCTGGTCTGGAACATGAGCTTTATTCCTGGCTGCTGCGGGAGCTGAAGCTGCAACTGAGGCTGGAGCCCAGGTGTTGTTTGGGTATATGGCGTGAATGGCAAACAATTGACTTCGCCGCCGTGAGTTCGTGTAATAAATGCGAATTAAAGTGCAGACACACGGGGTGGGGATGCGGGGTTGGATTTGCAACAGCAGACGCATGAATTATCATTGAACGGCGAACAACGCATATCCTTACACAATGCCCACGCCGCACAGCTGGCAGGCCGGATGTCCGCTGGCGGCCAATGGACGTGGTCGTCCATCCTGGTCGGTGGCAAGTGCCGCCTCTGCCGCCTCCATTTCGGCCTTGTACTCGGGCCCCTGGAGGCCGGGGCAGATGGGCAGCACAATGATGCGCGGATCGGGCTGCTCCTGCTGATCCTGTCTGGCCTGCTCCTCGTTATCCTTCGGGGCCACCGGCAAGCTGGGCCTGTGTGACGCCTCCGGCGCCAGTGAATTTGGCTGCAATGGTACACCAATCCGCTCATCCTGCTGAGGCTGCTGGTGGTTCAATGGAGTGCGTCGCTCGTTGCCGCCGATTGCGTGGCTCTGTGTCCAGTAAAAGTTGGCGGGACTGTGTGGTTCTACGCAATCAGCCGGGCATCATTATTTCGATTGAAGCGGAAAAGCTCAGTGAGTTATTTGGTTTAATCATGTGCAACAACCTGCCTAAAGTCTGCTCCAGGAAACCGAACCCTCTAGGCACCCCACTAATTGCTGGAAATCAGTTAATAATGCAATAGCATCGCTGTTTTGCTTGCTGTTAGTCAATGTGCATACACAAATGCTagttacacacacacacacacacacaaaagagAGGGTATTATGATAAATCGGTCCAATAAGGTGAAATCTTGAAAGAATTCCTTCTACGAAAGATCTGTTAGATCTTGGAATACGACCATTTATCACCACATCAGTCCTGGTTAATACCCCGTATTCTTTTCACAAGGTAGTGATATCCAATCGGAGGCACTTACGTAATGAGGCGCTCGCATTCGGTGCAAATGTTCTGGCCAGTTGGGAGTCCGCCGGTGCTCGGGGGCTTGGGGGAGTTCACGGGGGCGCTGACATGGCGAGTAGTGCTcgattgctgttgttgttgttgctggtgatAGTGTTGCTGGTGTTGGTTGTATTGCTGTtgtggctgttgctgttgttgcacttGCTGTGGTGCATCATGCTCGTAGTGGCTATTGCCGAATGCTGTTGATgatgtgtgtgttggtgttggcCATGTTGACGATAGTTGTTTGTATTGGTGCGTATGGAAAACAGTTTAAATACAAACATGAGTTAGACAGAAAGATAGAAAGAAGTTAGATTTGCAATGGGTGTGTCTTTGGGTTTTCTTTAGCAGTCAATGGAAGACAGAAATCAGCTGGCAAGACACAAAATTAGAGCTCATGCTTTAATCGAAACTAATCAGATAACTAAACTACATGACCCCTGCTATTGATCAACTACATAGGGACTGCCCATACAAAACCTATTGTTCCTCACTAAAAATAATACTTTATTATCTACGACTTAATCCGTGCAGGTGACTTTGAAATTGTTggttaatataaatatttatatatttatagacaTGACTGTGTGTGGGCACTAGAAATGTGTCTTCACATAGAGAAAACGAAAGTCCATCTCCTTCTGCTGGTCTGATGGGTTAAACGACAAAAAAACAGAACAATTTAGTTACATTGGATTCGTGTCTCGTAATATCACCCATTTCAAGGTCCCTGCTGGGCGTTTTAAAAAAATCATTGGCTAGCATCTGGCAGACTGCCCGCCCACCTCGCCCTCCCTGCTAATCGCCCCACACATCGCTCACGAACGGATTGGCACCGTCGTTCAGGATGAGCAGCAGGCGGGCCAGCTCATAGTTGGCGTCATTACCTGGAGTGGACTGGCCGGTCTCCTCCTCGCGCAGGAACTTCAGCACCTCGGAGCGATCGCCCTGGTATTCCTTCTCGTTCTTCTTGAAGTTGACGCTGAAAGCAGAGGAAATTTATTAAACTTCTACTAAGAATGCTCAGGATGCTGTACGAAAACACTTGGAACATGAACAAAAAAGACCAGAATCTCAGAGCAAGCAAAGTGAGCTTAACGATTGGGATAAAAACACGAAACGCAGGAGTGAATGAAACCAAGAGCCCTTGAGCTCAGCGTGTAGCATACTTTCAGGCATGCACACAGCGCAGCCCGAAAGTATGCTCCACTAAGTGAGTGAGTGCCGGCAACAAGATTGTTACGCATCCGCCGCGTTGGCCAGCAATCCCCCAAAGAAATTAAGCGCTAAAGGCGCGGGCCACGGTCCCACGCGTGCGTTTTGGCCCGCAAAAGTCGACAACTGGCACAAGCCGAAGCACTTGGCCCGACTTCTGCAGCAACGGCTATCATTTGCCAAATTGCACTCTCCATTTCCACCGGCCTGCGGTTCCTCGCACGCTCGCTCTGCTTTCTGCTTTCTCAGTCTGCTAAATTTGTTGtgtctgtattttttttcgtcTTCTTCAGCGGTTCGGCGCAAAGCAGAGCAGGGAAAGAACACTTTTAAGTAAAACTTTTCCTGATATTTTGCACTGTCACGGCTGCGGCCCAGACAATTGTTTGTTGCCTTTTGCCCAGCTTTTCGCCCAGACTTTCCCCGGAAAAACTTACCCGAGCACACCGCCAGCCAAAACCTCCGCCTGGGCCGAGAGTGTTTCCGCAATAGATTCATCGCTGTAAATGCCAACCGGGGTGTTGTATTGTTTATTGACAATGCTCTTCACGCCGCCATCGCCGCCGTTGGACTGAAAAACATGTGTGAGTTGTAGGAAATACATGAGGCTCAGAAAGTGTGAAATGAGCAAAGTTACTGGTGAAATGAATGAACAGACAAGCGGAGTCCGCCCACGCACTTATTGTAATTGGAAGTTATTGTACTTCATGTTTGAGCCCTCCTCTGCACTTCTCACCAAGCGAACCTAACTGAAATAGAGCCTgactaattaaatttcaaaatatcaatGGTGCATTCGAAATAAAAGAATCAATTATCAGCATATTGTCTTTGGTAGGAATACATTTCTATGCCAGATTGAGTTGTGCACCCGTTTGCCTCGGAACTTGAATACTGAAATATGTGTGTGAAAAGGAACTTTAATACAACACCATGTTTTAACGCCATTGGTGTTTGCAGTATCTCCGTACCATTTCAACTATGATCATTCACATGCTCCTAAATCAAATTAGGTTGCTATGCTTTCCATAATATTGTTCCTGAAACTTGGCACATAAAATGATCCCAAATCAATTTCATGTCCGTTGTCATTGGCTGCAGCTATTATTATAcaaattcataaaaataaaatatacgtAAATGTATGCatatcacacacacacacacagacgcaccAAAAGAGACATTACTATGCATGGCATGGCATAGATACAGATGCGTGGGTGTGTGAGAggctatgtgtgtgtgagagagacCTTTTGCACATTAATTCTTGCCAGGCAAATAATCCTAGCACTCATATTCATTACTCATTCTGACACTTTTCAAAACTACGCACAAACAAACTGAGCgtcagacagacagacatCGTATAAATGCAAATGTTGTCAACTCATACTGAGCGTTTGGGGGTTCGGGATTCGGGATTCGGGATTCGGGGTGAACGGGTCTACGGGTGTACGGGATTTTTGGGTTAGGGGTTAGAGATCCCAGCCCAACAAccggaaatgaaatgaatgaatATGAAAAGCCACAGACAGACAACAAAATAAACGCAAAGTGTGAGGCGTGTGTGGGGTGTGGAGTGCGGCCAGTCAAGGACTAACTATCAACATCATTGGTCATCATCAGGACGTCGGCATCAGCTGGGCCACTAAAACTTTCCGCATTCCCAACTTTGGGCTGCCAGTTTATGAATTTTATAAATGATGTGGTGCGAGCAGGGGAAGGGGGCTATACTCTGCGTGATTGCAAATTAGTACACTCACGAAGGGACGGGCCGCGTTGTTGTAGCCACAGCCGATGTGCTGGCTGTCCTGTTGTTTGTGAGCCAGAGAGGTCTTCGTCACCGTCTGCAGATACGGAGAGTTGGGCTGCGGCACATTGCCAGTCGGTGTCACATGCGGCCGCCAGGTGGAGCCACCGCTAAAGGATCACAAGCAAAATTACGATAATATTGAGCAGTTTGTTTTGGCAAATGGTTCAATCTACTTACCGCTGCACTGTGATGACAAAGTTGTTGCCGGAGCGCACCACAATGTCCTGGGCATCCTTGTGACGCAGATTGAAGACATCCACGTCATTGATCTTGACCACCGCATCGCCGGGCTGGAGGCCAGCCTGCTCGGACAAGCTGCCGGCGTTCACCTGGAAAAAATCAGAGAAAAACAAGACCGGTTAGTAACCATTACTCAACTCAACATCGATTTGCCATGGCCATAACTCACTACCCTGAAAATGCCTAGTTGGCCGAACTGGGCTTAAAATTTATTATGCTGCAACTGCAAAAATTATGAGCGGCACTCCGAGTTCCGAACTCGCGCTGACTTTAGCCGACTACATATATCCATCGAAACATGCAGATaaagatatatacatatatatgcatatttcTGTGTTTTTTGTGGCCCGCAACTGTTGGCCaaagtttagttttatagGCGCTGCTTTGTGTGCGTTTTGGGCATTTGTTTTCATCATTAATTTATTTCCGAATATATGCATGTTTTCGGGCACTTCGACGTCCACGGGGAAATCGTGCGggaaaatgccataaatttgCACGATTAAAATCGTAAAAGTTACGCCGGAGATTCTTCTATATGGCCAGCGGCTGTGTGGGCGGCACTGACGCATACAGCCGTCAGagaattttcaaatttcaaaCTTAAAATTGAAATGGCAGGCAGTGACTCAAGCACGGAGGGTTTCGAATAACTAGTCATTTCCAAGTTTTGTTTGTGGAAACAGTGCTtgtaaatgtatataaattacagaaaatgaaTTGTAATATGTATGTTTTTAGACAAATTGTAATTACAGTCCTTGCTGAACATTTATTATTGCGTCGGTTTAGCTCTTCAGCTCCATTTAAACTCAGCCTTCGATGGGCAAATTTAAAGCCGCTTAGTATGAAAGTCACTTGGCCTGTCAATGTCGCTTCATCAGCCAAACTAACCAACTAAGCACACACTCAATCCCTGGCACACATAGATACACTCATCAGGCTGAAGTCCACAACCACAAAATACAGCCACAGAGGAGCGCGGAGGGCGGGGCTCCACTGCTCCTGTTGCTCCACTCGGGGTCTAGGCCAAAAGCTTGGGGGGACCTGATGCGAAAGGAGGTCCGAACGGGGGCTCAGGTGTGCCCCAAAATTATACGCGCCATGCACGTATCCACTTTGGCAAATTGTCTGTTTATCAGACAACTGGCAGGCCCAGTCAGTCAGTGCTCGCCAGCCCCCTGAAAGCCTGCTCCCCCCTGAAAACCCCCATAACCCCCTTTTGACTGTGGTCGGTTTATATTTGCACAAAACGGGCGACGCTCgtgcaaaaacaaacacaaacagagacactcgcacacagatacgccgcatcggtgtgtgtgtgagcataaatatttcattggcGCACTCACCAAGCGAGACACCtaaattttgtaatatttacaAAGTTGCCAAAAAAACGCCGAACCTCCCCCCGAAACCGAATCGAATGGAATCGAAGCGCAGCGAATCGGGGCAGCCGAGCAGAGCCGACAGGTTAACCGAGCCACAAAAAtgtacacagagaaaaaaaacgaaaaagatTGTGTCTATATAAAGTAGATGTAAATTCCGTATCTTTGAAGTGAAGTCTTGTAACAGGAAATATACAACATTTTTCTTATAACATTTCAGTTCGTCTAAAAAtctattaaaaatgtatactaAATAACATAATTACTTTGAATTAGTTGTTAGCTATTATTCTGTTGATTGCAACTTATATGCAATTTTTTGCAGTGCACGCACAATCCCAATGGCAAAACCAAAACTAAAGCCAAATCCAAGTCCATATCCGACGTGTGCCGTTGACATGTTCATTTTCTTGTTGTCGGCTGTGggtaaaattgaaattgcttGGCCAAGGTGTTTTCCAGACAGCAACAAATAAGTCCTGGCTCCTCGTCCTGCCCAGGCTCATCACCC carries:
- the LOC6609327 gene encoding PDZ and LIM domain protein Zasp isoform X12, with product MAQPQLLQVKLSRFDAQPWGFRLQGGTDFAQPLLVQKVNAGSLSEQAGLQPGDAVVKINDVDVFNLRHKDAQDIVVRSGNNFVITVQRGGSTWRPHVTPTGNVPQPNSPYLQTVTKTSLAHKQQDSQHIGCGYNNAARPFSNGGDGGVKSIVNKQYNTPVGIYSDESIAETLSAQAEVLAGGVLGVNFKKNEKEYQGDRSEVLKFLREEETGQSTPEPHSPANFYWTQSHAIGGNERRTPLNHQQPQQDERIGVPLQPNSLAPEASHRPSLPVAPKDNEEQARQDQQEQPDPRIIVLPICPGLQGPEYKAEMEAAEAALATDQDGRPRPLAASGHPACQLCGVGIVGVFVRIKDKNLHVECFKCATCGTSLKNQGYYNFNNKLYCDIHAKQAAINNPPTGTEGYVPVPIKPNTKLSASTISSALNSHGYGGNSNGYSNGNSTPAPAPPESESSQELPLPPPPSPTQLLQYEAEQQQHQQVLPEPHMSTIQPPQQQQKLEHTRTHSSLSSISSGSSSSGVGGSGSGSGSGSGVGQSQQSYSSTLSLDRFGSPLHSRQTSGSSTSLEVALAASGAGQGDNYIMTPPSPPPPPPPQAQSVTNYRLQAAQNENDMNTQNKSPNAYNQLLKEYSNKLQQQHHHNTTQHTTATTAPSLKHNNTAKPFAVAATSTPQQHLPHQQHQQQPLVAALTATLANQLKFNPHQVASSQATATVATVAPSAATAATAAATPQAATATDSPAATASSSDNMSAYVADEPSSIYGQISADSVAFAPPPPQPPTAGGGDQPFEYVTLTGNVIRSVHPPGKGACPSYKVNQGYARPFGAAAPKSPVSYPPQQQQQSPRPAPGGQNPYATLPRSNVGQQGAGGKSAGAFGATSAPKRGRGILNKAAGPGVRIPLCNSCNVQIRGPFITALGRIWCPDHFICVNGNCRRPLQDIGFVEEKGDLYCEYCFEKYLAPTCSKCAGKIKGDCLNAIGKHFHPECFTCGQCGKVFGNRPFFLEDGNAYCEADWNELFTTKCFACGFPVEAGDRWVEALNHNYHSQCFNCTFCKQNLEGQSFYNKGGRPFCKNHAR
- the LOC6609327 gene encoding PDZ and LIM domain protein Zasp isoform X14, with amino-acid sequence MAQPQLLQVKLSRFDAQPWGFRLQGGTDFAQPLLVQKVNAGSLSEQAGLQPGDAVVKINDVDVFNLRHKDAQDIVVRSGNNFVITVQRGGSTWRPHVTPTGNVPQPNSPYLQTVTKTSLAHKQQDSQHIGCGYNNAARPFSNGGDGGVKSIVNKQYNTPVGIYSDESIAETLSAQAEVLAGGVLGVNFKKNEKEYQGDRSEVLKFLREEETGQSTPAFGNSHYEHDAPQQVQQQQQPQQQYNQHQQHYHQQQQQQQSSTTRHVSAPVNSPKPPSTGGLPTGQNICTECERLITGVFVRIKDKNLHVECFKCATCGTSLKNQGYYNFNNKLYCDIHAKQAAINNPPTGTEGYVPVPIKPNTKLSASTISSALNSHGYGGNSNGYSNGNSTPAPAPVASSQATATVATVAPSAATAATAAATPQAATATDSPAATASSSDNMSAYVADEPSSIYGQISADSVAFAPPPPQPPTAGGGDQPFEYVTLTGNVIRSVHPPGKGACPSYKVNQGYARPFGAAAPKSPVSYPPQQQQQSPRPAPGGQNPYATLPRSNVGQQGRNVRYQQQQQQQYNNQQKQQYRNSYPMGSNYSTPSQSPYITSNTNNYSSSNSYNNNNYSTYNNNNVYRAPGSANAPAPSAASTKATAPFKAPIVPKSVIANAVNAAAPPAPAVFPPDLSDLNLNSNVDNSPGAGGKSAGAFGATSAPKRGRGILNKAAGPGVRIPLCNSCNVQIRGPFITALGRIWCPDHFICVNGNCRRPLQDIGFVEEKGDLYCEYCFEKYLAPTCSKCAGKIKGDCLNAIGKHFHPECFTCGQCGKVFGNRPFFLEDGNAYCEADWNELFTTKCFACGFPVEAGDRWVEALNHNYHSQCFNCTFCKQNLEGQSFYNKGGRPFCKNHAR
- the LOC6609327 gene encoding PDZ and LIM domain protein Zasp isoform X8 yields the protein MAQPQLLQVKLSRFDAQPWGFRLQGGTDFAQPLLVQKVNAGSLSEQAGLQPGDAVVKINDVDVFNLRHKDAQDIVVRSGNNFVITVQRGGSTWRPHVTPTGNVPQPNSPYLQTVTKTSLAHKQQDSQHIGCGYNNAARPFSNGGDGGVKSIVNKQYNTPVGIYSDESIAETLSAQAEVLAGGVLGVNFKKNEKEYQGDRSEVLKFLREEETGQSTPEPHSPANFYWTQSHAIGGNERRTPLNHQQPQQDERIGVPLQPNSLAPEASHRPSLPVAPKDNEEQARQDQQEQPDPRIIVLPICPGLQGPEYKAEMEAAEAALATDQDGRPRPLAASGHPACQLCGVGIVGVFVRIKDKNLHVECFKCATCGTSLKNQGYYNFNNKLYCDIHAKQAAINNPPTGTEGYVPVPIKPNTKLSASTISSALNSHGYGGNSNGYSNGNSTPAPAPPESESSQELPLPPPPSPTQLLQYEAEQQQHQQVLPEPHMSTIQPPQQQQKLEHTRTHSSLSSISSGSSSSGVGGSGSGSGSGSGVGQSQQSYSSTLSLDRFGSPLHSRQTSGSSTSLEVALAASGAGQGDNYIMTPPSPPPPPPPQAQSVTNYRLQAAQNENDMNTQNKSPNAYNQLLKEYSNKLQQQHHHNTTQHTTATTAPSLKHNNTAKPFAVAATSTPQQHLPHQQHQQQPLVAALTATLANQLKFNPHQVASSQATATVATVAPSAATAATAAATPQAATATDSPAATASSSDNMSAYVADEPSSIYGQISADSVAFAPPPPQPPTAGGGDQPFEYVTLTGNVIRSVHPPGKGACPSYKVNQGYARPFGAAAPKSPVSYPPQQQQQSPRPAPGGQNPYATLPRSNVGQQVPTGAQSATKSTNLHASPQTFATLPRPHPQATDISAQELQKDNQLESDATSMLAESVGKINMGDKTQAFMQEAGKIITNMLEARLANNGGQNGPLSHAGSTLSLRSNSSSNLSKSPMIVRKRLDLDDFKNLDPTQPVALQPVIAVHSQKDLTTEVGNQKAQPQAPRLEQTLQMELPAQHPMGKILDLCDGGKAIDAPEPVAFRNNLRRTGATHAADRRSYIEPKQGATNATSVITQNGNQNGGQAGNQNASQGSAPTYSVSVKALGPHSEDQTTMSEENERAVSQLLKEGKRPVCCQCNKEITSGPFITALGRIWCPDHFICVNGNCRRPLQDIGFVEEKGDLYCEYCFEKYLAPTCSKCAGKIKGDCLNAIGKHFHPECFTCGQCGKVFGNRPFFLEDGNAYCEADWNELFTTKCFACGFPVEAGDRWVEALNHNYHSQCFNCTFCKQNLEGQSFYNKGGRPFCKNHAR
- the LOC6609327 gene encoding PDZ and LIM domain protein Zasp isoform X10, with amino-acid sequence MAQPQLLQVKLSRFDAQPWGFRLQGGTDFAQPLLVQKVNAGSLSEQAGLQPGDAVVKINDVDVFNLRHKDAQDIVVRSGNNFVITVQRGGSTWRPHVTPTGNVPQPNSPYLQTVTKTSLAHKQQDSQHIGCGYNNAARPFSNGGDGGVKSIVNKQYNTPVGIYSDESIAETLSAQAEVLAGGVLGVNFKKNEKEYQGDRSEVLKFLREEETGQSTPEPHSPANFYWTQSHAIGGNERRTPLNHQQPQQDERIGVPLQPNSLAPEASHRPSLPVAPKDNEEQARQDQQEQPDPRIIVLPICPGLQGPEYKAEMEAAEAALATDQDGRPRPLAASGHPACQLCGVGIVGVFVRIKDKNLHVECFKCATCGTSLKNQGYYNFNNKLYCDIHAKQAAINNPPTGTEGYVPVPIKPNTKLSASTISSALNSHGYGGNSNGYSNGNSTPAPAPPESESSQELPLPPPPSPTQLLQYEAEQQQHQQVLPEPHMSTIQPPQQQQKLEHTRTHSSLSSISSGSSSSGVGGSGSGSGSGSGVGQSQQSYSSTLSLDRFGSPLHSRQTSGSSTSLEVALAASGAGQGDNYIMTPPSPPPPPPPQAQSVTNYRLQAAQNENDMNTQNKSPNAYNQLLKEYSNKLQQQHHHNTTQHTTATTAPSLKHNNTAKPFAVAATSTPQQHLPHQQHQQQPLVAALTATLANQLKFNPHQVASSQATATVATVAPSAATAATAAATPQAATATDSPAATASSSDNMSAYVADEPSSIYGQISADSVAFAPPPPQPPTAGGGDQPFEYVTLTGNVIRSVHPPGKGACPSYKVNQGYARPFGAAAPKSPVSYPPQQQQQSPRPAPGGQNPYATLPRSNVGQQGRNVRYQQQQQQQYNNQQKQQYRNSYPMGSNYSTPSQSPYITSNTNNYSSSNSYNNNNYSTYNNNNVYRGAGGKSAGAFGATSAPKRGRGILNKAAGPGVRIPLCNSCNVQIRGPFITALGRIWCPDHFICVNGNCRRPLQDIGFVEEKGDLYCEYCFEKYLAPTCSKCAGKIKGDCLNAIGKHFHPECFTCGQCGKVFGNRPFFLEDGNAYCEADWNELFTTKCFACGFPVEAGDRWVEALNHNYHSQCFNCTFCKQNLEGQSFYNKGGRPFCKNHAR